CGCCACCGGCGGGGATGTGTTTGTGCGCGCCCGCCGTGGCGAGGAATTCACAGACATATCCGTTCCCACGCAGCGTTGCGAGGAATTGTGGAACGAGCCTGCCTGGGACGAGATCAAGGGCGTTATCCGCGCCGAAGCGCGCGAGCGGCAGGCCGCACAGGATGCCGCCAAGGCAGCAGCCCGCGAAGCCCGCTACGAGGCGGAGCGACTTGAAGCCGGACGGGAAGACGATCCAACTGGTGCCTGATTGCCACACAACGTTCACCATAACTTCTTATTGTTGTGCTTTTATGACACCTTAGGCCCCGGTTTAACCGGGGTTTCTGTTTGTGCCAGTCGCCAAAGTGCATGCTTTGCGTAATCTTGAGGGCACAGCTTTACAAAGGTTGCGCATGTAGCTATATGAGTCCATTGCATCAAAAGAGCATTTTCATTGAGAGGTGCTCTGAGCGGGCCATGCCGCCGCATGGCTGGCCAATGCAGGATATGCGGTGCGAATCGCTTGCTCCATGCATGCTCCTGTCAGGCCTATTAGTAGACCGTTCATGCGCCCCCCAGCGGCGTCCGCCGGAGGATTTAAATGGATCACAAGGATTTGGAATACTTTCGCAAGCTTCTTTCCGACATGCTTGAAGAAGCGAAGCAGAAGGGTGACAGCACCCTGGAAGAACTGACGGATAGCAACGAAGTGTTTGCCGACCCGGCTGACCGCGCCACTGCAGAATCCGACAGGGCCTTTACCCTGCGCATCCGTGACCGTGAGCGCCGCCTGATCCGCAAGATCCAGGCAGCCCTTACCCGCATTGACGATGGCACCTACGGGATTTGTGAAGACTGCGGCGACGATATCAGCGTTCCCCGTCTCAAGGCCCGGCCTGTGACGCGTTTGTGCATCAACTGCAAAGCCAAACAGGAAGAAGACGAACACCTTCGCGGCGATTAACGTCATTTCTTTGCCTTAAAGGCACTGTTTTTGTTGCTTTCGGCCAGGCGGGCGCTGCGCTCGCGCACTCCCGCTTGCGCCTGATTGCATGTATTCTTCGGGCAGACTCCCGGTGGATTCGCCGTGCGGCGGGGGGCTGGCGAACTGGGTCTGCGAGACTTTTGGCCCTGTTTGTAATGGCCGAATCATGCCCATGGGATATGCTGGCGAGGCTGTTGCCCGAACCGCCTGCGCAATTAAGCCAGCCTGCGGTCGGTCATCGGGTGCACCCGGAACTGCGTTTGCCGTTGCGTCTGCGCACACGCTGGGGGCGTTGTGCGGCCTTGTCTTCGGCAGGGTAGGCCTTCCATCCCGAGCGGGCCGTCTGCTGTGCCTTGCCGTTTTGCCCCCCCCGTTTACTCCCCAGCCACTCACCTTGTCCCGAAGCCGGTTTTTTCTATGGATGCCCATCTTTTCCGCCGTTTTTGTGAAGACCTGACCCCCCTGCTCACTGGTGCAAGGGTGGAAAAAATTCAGGAACCCGCTGATGGCCTGCTGGCCCTCATGGTCTACAGCGGTGGGCGCAAGCGGCAGCTCTGTCTGCGCTTTGGGCGCAAGGAACCGTTCTGCTTTGTTACCTCACAGCGCATCAGCGTGGGCCGCGCACCTTCAGCTCCCATCATGCGGTTGCGCAAATATGCCGCTGGTCGGCGCATTGTTGCCTGCGTAGCTCGCTGGAGCGAGCGCTGTTTGTGGCTGCTGCTTGGCGGCGGCGCAGAGGCTCCCCAACTGTTATTGCCGCAACTGGGGCAGGCTGATGCTGGCACGGAGCAATCCCCGCGTCTGACCTGGCTGCTGCTTGATCTGCGCGATGGGCCTTCGCTCCGCTTTCTGGCCGAGAATGAATCGCCGGAAGATGAGCAGGCCGCCTGGCCCGAGCCAGCGCAACTGGCGGATGCCCTGAACAACTGGCGGCAGTGGCCTGTGCTTACCCCCGCCCTGCGCCGAACCCTTGCCTGCCTTGAAGAACCGGAACAGTGGGCCTTGCTGGAAGACCTGCGGGCGGGCGGCGGGGATGTATTCTG
This DNA window, taken from Desulfovibrio desulfuricans DSM 642, encodes the following:
- the dksA gene encoding RNA polymerase-binding protein DksA, with protein sequence MDHKDLEYFRKLLSDMLEEAKQKGDSTLEELTDSNEVFADPADRATAESDRAFTLRIRDRERRLIRKIQAALTRIDDGTYGICEDCGDDISVPRLKARPVTRLCINCKAKQEEDEHLRGD